One Symphalangus syndactylus isolate Jambi chromosome 10, NHGRI_mSymSyn1-v2.1_pri, whole genome shotgun sequence genomic region harbors:
- the LOC129491617 gene encoding UDP-glucuronosyltransferase 2B4-like, producing the protein MATLTSAHLLKDLRIVIHNYLYKENAMKLSRIHHDQSVKPLDRAVFWIEFVMCHKGAKHLRVAAHDLTWFQYLSLDVIGFLLACVATVIFIITKCLFCVWKFVRTGKKGKRD; encoded by the exons atggCCACATTGACAAGTGCACATTTGCTCAAGGATTTGAGAATTGTTATTCATAATTATTT ATATAAAGAGAATGCTATGAAATTATCAAGAATTCATCATGATCAATCAGTGAAGCCCCTGGATCGAGCAGTCTTCTGGATTGAGTTTGTCATGTGCCATAAAGGAGCCAAACACCTTCGGGTTGCAGCCCACGACCTCACCTGGTTCCAGTACCTCTCCTTGGATGTGATTGGGTTCCTGCTGGCCTGTGTGGCAACTGTGATATTCATCATCACAAAATGTCTGTTTTGTGTCTGGAAGTTTGTTAGAACAGGCAAGAAGGGAAAAAGAGATTAA